Sequence from the Qingrenia yutianensis genome:
CCTGTTGTCTAAATGATTTGATTGTCGTAAGGGGTCTTGGGGTGGAACCCCAAGCCGTTTAGGGGTGCGGGGGAATCGGAACCCCCGCGCTTTTGAGGCACTTTTACTCTAAAAGTGCCCCCGCGGAGCGAAACAGTATAATATCATATTTTATGTTTTTGATATGACACGACAAATCAAAACAACAGATACAACCTTTGGGATTGCAAAGGCGCCCCTTTGCACGCGCCCCCGCAGCGCACGAAAAAAAACGGAGGATAACTCCTCCGTCCGAACACCAAAACAAACCCCTTGCACTCAAGGGGTTCATATAAACAAAATCAATTTTTGCAAAATTCACGCAAAACTACGCGATTTTCGCAAGCTTGCCTGCAAGCTGAGATTTCTTTCTCGATGCTGTGTTTTTGTGCATAACACCTTTTGCAACAGCCTGGTCGAGTTTTTTAACCGCAAGCTTGAAAGCAGCATCGGCATTAGCTTTATCAGCTTCAGCAACATATGCTTCAAAGCTCTTTATGCAAGTTTTGATATTTGTTTTAATCATCTGGTTTCTTAAAGTTTTTGTGTTTATAACTTTAACTCTTTTTTTAGCAGATTTAATATTAGGCAATGTATTTCACCTCCAACCACAATGTAACAAGCTAAAGTATAACACAATTTTTTGCAAAATGCAAGCATTTTTTAAAAAATTTTTTAAATTAGTTTATATTGACACTTTATTGCAAAATTGATACAATAGAAAAGGGTGAGAAAAATGGACGCTTTCGCTTACGATTTACACATTCACACTGCGCTTTCGCCGTGCGGCGACGAAGATATGACGCCCAACAACATTGCAAATATGGCGTATTTAAAAGGTCTTGACGTTATAGCCGTCACCGACCACAACTCCTGCCGAAACGTATCGGCGGTGCAGAAATGCGGTGCAAACGCCGGCGTTACGGTCATTCCGGGTATGGAGGTTGAAACGTCGGAGGAGGTGCATATGGTGTGCCTTTTTAAGTCGCTTGATGACGCGTACGAAATGGAGGAATACGTTCTTTCGCATCTTCCCGAAATAAAAAACAAGCCCGAAATTTTCGGCAGACAGCTTGTTATGGACGAAAACGACCAAATCACCGATATAAAGGAAAATCTTCTCATCACCGCGACTACGCTTTCGGTTTACGACGTTTTCGGCGCGGCGAAACGTATCGGCGCGGTTGTTTTTCCGGCACACATTGACAAGCAGTCGTACAGTATCATTTCAAACCTCGGTTTTATTCCGCCCGAGCTGAAATTTAAGCTTGCGGAAATCAAGGATAAATCGAAAAAAGACGAAATCGTGAAAAAACACCGTCTTGAAAATGTGAAAATTCTGCACAACAGCGACGCGCACTATCTTGAGAACATTGCCGAGCGCGAGAACTTTCTGCACGCAAAAGGCAGGGATTTGCAGTCGTTTTTTGACTGTTTAATATGAAAAACGCATATTTTTAATAAAATTGCATAAAAATTTTAAGTTTTTTAAAAAATATGTAGATTTTTCTGAAATTATATGTTAGAATATATTGTAGATTCATTTTTGATAATTAGGGAAAAGGAGGTCCCACGGCATTGGGAAGGAAAAAAAGACGCAGTGACGCGATAAATATAAGCTCCATAGAAAAGCTGGGCGTTTTTCTGGCTCTTTTAAGCATTGCGGAGCGCATCATAGTTATGATTTTATTTGAAGGCTGATACCTTGCGTTTTCCTTGATACAAATTGAAATATAAGGACTTTACAATTCATATATGTCTGTTTGCCGCCTTTGCTTTTCAGCTTGTTTTTATGCTTTCCGACCTTTCG
This genomic interval carries:
- the rpsT gene encoding 30S ribosomal protein S20 translates to MPNIKSAKKRVKVINTKTLRNQMIKTNIKTCIKSFEAYVAEADKANADAAFKLAVKKLDQAVAKGVMHKNTASRKKSQLAGKLAKIA
- a CDS encoding PHP domain-containing protein; its protein translation is MDAFAYDLHIHTALSPCGDEDMTPNNIANMAYLKGLDVIAVTDHNSCRNVSAVQKCGANAGVTVIPGMEVETSEEVHMVCLFKSLDDAYEMEEYVLSHLPEIKNKPEIFGRQLVMDENDQITDIKENLLITATTLSVYDVFGAAKRIGAVVFPAHIDKQSYSIISNLGFIPPELKFKLAEIKDKSKKDEIVKKHRLENVKILHNSDAHYLENIAERENFLHAKGRDLQSFFDCLI